Proteins found in one Meiothermus sp. Pnk-1 genomic segment:
- the pyrH gene encoding UMP kinase produces MKYKRVLLKLSGEFLTSTGFGIQPEPTKALAEEIARAHATGVQLSVVVGAGNLWRGAKQGVGMDRATADYIGMLATIMNSLALQDALESLGVPTRVQTALTISQVAEPYIRRRALRHLEKGRVVIFGGGTGNPFFTTDTTAALRGLEVGAEVVLMAKNKVDGVYSDDPLKNPSAQRYDTLSYMDVLNQGLQVMDATAISLCMDKKLPIVVFDIFQPGNLVRLIQGDQVGTLIHG; encoded by the coding sequence ATGAAATACAAGCGCGTACTGCTCAAACTCAGCGGCGAGTTTCTGACCAGCACGGGCTTCGGGATCCAGCCCGAGCCCACCAAGGCCCTAGCCGAGGAGATCGCCCGGGCTCACGCTACCGGGGTTCAGCTTTCGGTGGTGGTGGGGGCGGGAAACCTCTGGCGGGGGGCCAAGCAGGGGGTGGGGATGGATCGGGCCACCGCTGACTACATCGGGATGCTCGCCACCATCATGAACTCGCTGGCCCTGCAGGATGCCCTGGAGAGCCTGGGCGTGCCCACCCGGGTGCAGACTGCCCTCACCATCAGCCAGGTAGCCGAGCCCTACATCCGCCGCCGCGCCCTACGCCACCTGGAGAAAGGGCGGGTGGTGATTTTCGGTGGAGGAACCGGCAACCCCTTCTTCACCACCGATACCACCGCGGCGCTGCGGGGGCTCGAGGTGGGGGCGGAGGTGGTATTGATGGCCAAGAACAAGGTGGACGGAGTATACTCCGACGATCCTTTGAAAAACCCTTCGGCCCAGCGTTACGATACCCTGAGCTACATGGACGTGCTCAACCAGGGCCTACAGGTCATGGACGCTACCGCAATCAGCTTGTGCATGGACAAAAAGCTTCCCATCGTGGTCTTCGATATCTTCCAACCGGGCAATCTGGTACGCCTCATTCAGGGCGACCAGGTAGGGACGCTGATCCACGGGTGA
- the frr gene encoding ribosome recycling factor, producing MLKELYTETRNHMQKALEALEHHLSSLRTGRANPAILKSIRVDYYGSLMPIDQLGTITAPDPRTLVIQSWDAGALKSIEKAIRDSDLGLNPNNKGDSLFISIPPLTEERRRELVKAVKHYAEEARVAVRNARREAVDKAKKLGKEQHLSEDDIKRAEAEIQKITDEFIGKVDAALEKKEHEILGG from the coding sequence ATGCTCAAAGAGCTCTACACCGAGACCCGCAACCACATGCAAAAAGCGCTGGAGGCGCTCGAGCACCACCTTTCTAGCCTGCGTACTGGACGGGCCAACCCGGCGATCCTCAAATCCATCCGAGTGGATTACTACGGCTCGCTGATGCCCATTGACCAGCTGGGAACCATCACCGCGCCGGACCCCCGCACTTTGGTCATCCAATCCTGGGACGCGGGGGCGCTCAAGTCCATCGAAAAAGCCATCCGCGATTCGGACCTGGGCCTCAACCCCAACAACAAAGGAGACTCCCTCTTCATCAGCATCCCCCCCCTCACCGAGGAGCGCCGCCGCGAGCTGGTGAAGGCGGTGAAGCACTATGCCGAAGAAGCCCGGGTAGCCGTGCGCAACGCCCGGCGCGAGGCGGTGGACAAGGCTAAGAAGCTGGGCAAGGAGCAGCATCTCTCCGAGGACGATATCAAGCGAGCCGAGGCCGAGATCCAAAAGATCACCGACGAGTTCATCGGTAAGGTGGACGCTGCGCTGGAGAAAAAGGAGCACGAAATTCTGGGTGGGTAG
- a CDS encoding CDP-archaeol synthase, with protein MISSVVGVAILGFIMWVGLPLVVPALIFLLWLGSAELRDMLAKRGIELNMTFLRGGGLLVLVFSYPPLSAQYPGIPWREIALGLVLIGAFSYELLNGANIPRFAYSLMAFLYLPWTLGYFLLLRYHPYDDTLGIWTLTLPLLATFATDVGAYFIGRFFGRNKLAPTISPGKTVEGSIGGILGSFVVLLIYTSIVRHFYPESAFSLLRPLELFVFSLLLSLAAQLGDLTESMLKRYCGVKDSGSFLPGHGGLLDRMDSVLFAVPLAYYLLAIFYPI; from the coding sequence GTGATCTCCTCGGTGGTGGGGGTGGCCATCCTGGGTTTCATCATGTGGGTAGGGCTACCGCTGGTGGTCCCGGCGCTGATCTTCTTGCTCTGGCTAGGCAGCGCCGAGCTGCGGGACATGCTGGCCAAGCGGGGAATTGAACTCAACATGACGTTTTTGCGTGGGGGCGGCTTGCTGGTGCTGGTCTTCTCCTACCCCCCGCTCTCCGCCCAATACCCGGGCATCCCCTGGCGAGAGATCGCCTTGGGGCTGGTGCTTATCGGCGCCTTCAGCTACGAGCTGCTCAACGGGGCCAACATCCCCCGCTTCGCCTACAGCTTGATGGCCTTCTTATACCTGCCTTGGACGCTGGGGTACTTCCTCTTGCTGCGCTACCATCCCTACGATGATACCTTGGGCATCTGGACGCTGACCCTCCCCTTGCTGGCCACCTTTGCTACCGACGTGGGAGCGTACTTTATCGGCAGGTTCTTCGGGCGAAACAAGCTAGCCCCAACCATCAGCCCCGGCAAGACCGTGGAGGGCTCTATCGGGGGCATCCTGGGCAGTTTTGTGGTGCTCCTCATCTACACCTCCATCGTGCGGCATTTTTATCCTGAGAGCGCCTTTTCCCTTTTGAGGCCGCTCGAGCTATTCGTCTTCAGCCTGCTGCTCTCGCTGGCCGCCCAGCTCGGCGACCTCACCGAGTCCATGCTCAAGCGCTACTGCGGAGTAAAGGACTCAGGGAGCTTTCTGCCTGGCCACGGGGGGCTTTTAGACCGTATGGACAGCGTGCTCTTCGCGGTTCCGCTGGCTTACTACCTGCTGGCGATCTTTTACCCTATCTGA
- the dxr gene encoding 1-deoxy-D-xylulose-5-phosphate reductoisomerase, with amino-acid sequence MPEASTKRVVILGSTGSIGTQSLDVCRWRGYRVVGLAAGRNLEALGEQILEFQPEIVAADASIQPELRRRFPELELATAEEVAVHPADVVVAAIPGLAGLPGVRAAVRAGRRLALANKESMVAAGALLWAEAEASGAEILPVDSEHSALFQSLAGEPFGGVAELILTASGGPFLHEPADLSGVTPQMALNHPRWRMGPKVTVDSSTLFNKGLEVLEAKEFFRLPLEKIKVLIHPQSYVHSLVRFQDGNLKAQLGPTDMRLPIQYALTYPERPPTPLRDLPIPERLEFYPPDLIRFPALALAYEAGRMGGLAPAALNAADEVAVEAFLKGQIGYRDIVRILEKVLYQTPAGTLTWENIEQADREARRLARELTGV; translated from the coding sequence ATGCCGGAAGCTTCGACCAAGCGAGTCGTCATCTTGGGTTCTACCGGCTCCATCGGAACCCAGAGCCTGGATGTCTGCCGCTGGCGCGGCTACCGGGTGGTGGGGCTTGCCGCCGGGAGAAACCTCGAGGCCCTAGGTGAGCAGATCCTCGAGTTCCAGCCCGAGATCGTCGCCGCCGATGCCTCCATCCAACCCGAGCTTCGGCGGCGCTTTCCTGAGCTCGAGCTAGCCACCGCCGAGGAAGTCGCCGTCCACCCGGCGGATGTGGTAGTAGCCGCCATTCCGGGCCTGGCCGGGCTGCCGGGAGTCCGCGCGGCGGTACGGGCCGGGCGCAGGCTGGCTTTGGCCAACAAGGAAAGCATGGTGGCGGCAGGAGCGCTTCTTTGGGCCGAGGCCGAAGCCAGCGGAGCGGAGATCCTCCCGGTGGATTCCGAGCACTCCGCCCTCTTTCAGTCCCTGGCCGGTGAGCCCTTCGGGGGTGTGGCCGAGCTGATCCTGACCGCCTCTGGGGGGCCGTTCCTACATGAGCCCGCCGATCTCTCCGGGGTCACCCCCCAGATGGCCCTCAACCACCCGCGCTGGAGGATGGGGCCCAAGGTGACGGTGGATTCCTCTACCCTCTTCAACAAGGGGCTGGAGGTCCTCGAGGCCAAGGAGTTCTTCCGGCTTCCTTTGGAGAAAATCAAGGTGCTGATCCACCCCCAGTCCTACGTACACTCGCTGGTGCGCTTCCAGGATGGCAACCTCAAAGCCCAACTGGGCCCTACCGACATGCGCTTGCCGATCCAGTACGCCCTCACCTACCCCGAACGCCCCCCCACCCCGCTCCGCGACCTGCCGATTCCCGAGCGGCTCGAGTTCTATCCGCCCGACCTAATACGCTTCCCCGCGCTGGCCCTGGCCTATGAAGCCGGACGGATGGGGGGCTTGGCCCCAGCAGCCTTGAACGCCGCCGACGAAGTCGCGGTGGAAGCCTTTCTGAAGGGGCAGATCGGTTACCGGGACATCGTCCGGATCCTCGAGAAAGTGTTATATCAAACCCCCGCAGGTACGCTCACCTGGGAGAATATCGAACAGGCGGATCGCGAGGCCCGGCGGTTGGCCCGGGAGTTGACCGGGGTCTAG
- a CDS encoding RIP metalloprotease, producing the protein MSLLWFILIIGIAIFVHELGHYWAAKAQGVGVKTFALGFGPQLLAFRWRNTDWRLNLIPLGGYAEIEGMQELPGTAPHGYARLSIPGKLLVLVGGVVMNLLLAWVLLATVFATEGVPRGQVDNSRAIITQVTPGSLAERIGLRPGDVITAINGHRLTSVGEITRVRQKPGAYTFTVERGKQRLEVSFIWTGTPQERIGIGLAPYQEFVKLPFWQGLIEAPRLTLRLVPQFFSSLVRGVGGAISGNPSGDVAGPVGIAVATGEAARQGLGSLLTLAAGLNLSLAIFNLLPIPILDGGRIFFVLLGGFLGLFGRRIRPEQEAYVNYLGLAFLLFLFVLFTFNDIRRLMGG; encoded by the coding sequence ATGAGTTTACTCTGGTTCATCCTGATCATCGGAATCGCCATTTTCGTCCACGAGCTGGGTCACTACTGGGCCGCCAAGGCGCAAGGGGTGGGGGTCAAGACCTTTGCCCTGGGATTTGGCCCCCAACTCCTGGCCTTTCGCTGGCGCAACACCGACTGGCGGCTCAACCTAATCCCGCTGGGCGGCTACGCCGAGATCGAGGGGATGCAAGAACTTCCCGGCACGGCTCCTCACGGCTATGCTCGGCTTTCGATCCCCGGCAAGCTGTTGGTGTTGGTGGGTGGGGTGGTCATGAACCTCCTGCTGGCGTGGGTCTTGCTGGCTACCGTCTTCGCCACCGAGGGCGTACCCCGGGGGCAGGTGGACAACAGCCGGGCCATCATCACCCAAGTCACGCCGGGAAGCCTGGCCGAGCGAATCGGGTTGCGCCCCGGTGACGTCATCACCGCGATCAACGGCCATCGCTTGACCAGCGTGGGCGAGATCACCCGGGTGCGGCAAAAACCGGGGGCCTACACCTTTACGGTCGAGCGGGGTAAACAGCGCCTCGAGGTCTCCTTTATTTGGACAGGCACCCCCCAAGAGCGCATCGGAATCGGGCTGGCCCCTTACCAGGAGTTTGTCAAACTGCCCTTTTGGCAAGGGTTGATCGAGGCCCCCAGGCTTACCCTGCGGCTCGTCCCGCAGTTTTTTAGCAGCCTGGTGCGCGGGGTGGGGGGGGCCATCTCGGGCAACCCCTCTGGGGACGTAGCCGGGCCGGTGGGGATCGCAGTCGCTACCGGGGAAGCCGCTCGGCAGGGGCTGGGTAGCCTCCTCACCTTGGCCGCCGGGCTCAACCTCTCGCTGGCCATCTTCAACCTGCTGCCCATCCCCATCCTCGACGGTGGACGCATCTTTTTCGTGCTGCTGGGAGGCTTTTTAGGCCTCTTTGGCCGCCGGATTCGGCCCGAGCAGGAAGCCTACGTGAATTACCTAGGGCTGGCCTTCTTGCTGTTTTTGTTCGTGCTGTTCACGTTCAACGACATCCGCCGCCTGATGGGCGGGTGA
- a CDS encoding glycosyltransferase, which produces MNQATVLIPAYNEETTVAEVVRVARQAGYPVVVADDGSKDRTSEVACAAGAQVVRLEPNRGKGAALAAGLAAVQTPFVLLLDADLVGLKPEHLHRLLEPVVSGKLDMAIGVFRSGGLMTDFGNRATPYLSGQRACRAEWLRGVPHLALERWPEPLITDHLRRTRARWAYVPLPGASQVMKEKKRGFWRGFCYRLGMYRDILRYWIGGRRRAR; this is translated from the coding sequence ATGAACCAAGCCACCGTGCTCATCCCCGCTTACAACGAGGAAACCACCGTAGCCGAGGTGGTGCGGGTGGCCCGTCAGGCCGGATACCCGGTCGTGGTGGCCGACGACGGCTCCAAAGATCGGACTTCCGAGGTCGCGTGCGCAGCCGGGGCCCAGGTGGTGCGGCTCGAGCCCAACCGGGGCAAGGGGGCTGCCCTGGCGGCGGGCTTAGCGGCGGTCCAAACCCCTTTCGTGCTGCTGCTGGACGCTGACTTGGTGGGGTTGAAACCGGAGCACCTGCACCGTTTGCTCGAGCCGGTGGTCTCCGGGAAGCTGGACATGGCCATCGGCGTGTTCCGCTCGGGGGGCCTGATGACCGACTTTGGCAACCGGGCTACGCCCTATTTGTCGGGGCAGCGGGCCTGCCGGGCGGAGTGGCTCCGGGGAGTGCCCCATCTGGCCCTCGAGCGCTGGCCCGAACCCCTAATCACCGACCACCTGCGCCGAACCCGGGCCCGCTGGGCCTACGTGCCGCTACCCGGAGCCAGCCAAGTCATGAAGGAGAAAAAGCGCGGCTTCTGGAGAGGGTTTTGCTACCGGCTGGGGATGTACCGCGATATCCTGCGGTACTGGATAGGGGGACGGCGAAGGGCACGCTAG
- a CDS encoding CofH family radical SAM protein produces MDLLERAVNGEALNQAEIVSLYALPLPELAAAAHEARLRQTRPDIVTFLIDRNINYTNICTVACNFCAFYRTRRQADAYTLSYEEIGRKVEELMAIGGRRILMQGGVNPALPFEWYLDLLRYLKAHYPEVRIDAFSPEEILGLEKLTGRRAPDLLAELKAAGLDGLPGAGGEILVDEVRAKAAPARIRTQDWFRILDAAQSLGLYTIATMVIGFGESLEQRAEHLIGLREQQTRALEQYGQGFAAFAMWTLQTEHTRLKGKAPGATASEYLRNLAVSRLALTNIPNLQASWPSLGFKVAQAALYYGANDFGSTMLEENVVSVAAGHNRTHATVQQIVRHIADAGFTPAERDPYYNILRYPDIETTLSARAPEPLPMA; encoded by the coding sequence ATGGACCTGCTCGAGCGTGCCGTCAACGGGGAAGCTCTCAACCAGGCAGAGATCGTCTCCTTGTATGCCTTGCCCCTGCCCGAATTAGCCGCGGCGGCGCACGAGGCCCGATTGCGGCAAACCCGCCCGGATATCGTGACCTTCCTGATCGACCGCAACATCAACTACACCAACATCTGCACGGTGGCCTGCAACTTCTGCGCCTTCTACCGCACCCGTCGCCAAGCCGATGCCTACACGCTTAGCTACGAGGAAATCGGGCGTAAGGTCGAGGAGCTGATGGCCATTGGGGGACGGCGCATCCTCATGCAGGGCGGGGTCAACCCGGCCCTTCCGTTTGAGTGGTACTTGGACCTTCTGCGCTACCTCAAGGCCCATTATCCCGAGGTGCGCATCGACGCCTTCAGCCCGGAGGAGATCTTAGGGCTCGAGAAGCTCACCGGGCGGAGGGCGCCGGACCTCCTCGCCGAACTCAAAGCCGCCGGGCTCGACGGGCTGCCGGGCGCGGGGGGAGAGATCTTGGTGGATGAGGTGCGGGCCAAAGCCGCCCCGGCCCGAATCCGCACCCAAGACTGGTTCCGCATCCTTGACGCCGCACAAAGCCTGGGGCTATACACCATCGCCACGATGGTGATCGGCTTCGGGGAGAGCCTAGAGCAGCGGGCCGAGCACCTGATCGGGCTGCGCGAGCAGCAAACCCGGGCGCTCGAGCAATATGGCCAGGGCTTTGCCGCTTTTGCCATGTGGACCCTGCAAACCGAACACACCCGGCTCAAGGGCAAAGCTCCGGGGGCCACCGCCTCCGAGTATCTGCGCAACCTGGCGGTCTCGCGGCTGGCCCTCACCAACATCCCCAACCTGCAAGCCTCCTGGCCTAGCCTGGGCTTCAAGGTAGCCCAGGCTGCGCTCTACTACGGGGCCAACGACTTCGGGAGCACCATGCTCGAGGAGAACGTAGTCTCCGTAGCCGCCGGGCACAACCGCACCCATGCTACCGTCCAGCAAATCGTGCGGCACATCGCCGATGCCGGGTTCACCCCCGCCGAGCGCGACCCCTACTACAACATCCTGCGCTACCCCGACATCGAGACTACCCTGAGCGCGCGCGCGCCCGAGCCGCTGCCGATGGCCTGA
- a CDS encoding ABC transporter permease: MNEALRIFRKELLSTLRERRVLFTTLILPIVLMPVLMYGPLLFFGNAARKTAEATQKIGVQNLPEAAIAALRAAKLEPVPTDSPLEDVRGKKFQAAVGYQGSTFTVYGRLSGATQSSLVVDKIQEALRGYKDRLVAQALQERGLSAQILEPVSIRTQDASRPQEQAAGVFAFLIPYFLVIFILNGGQAVAIDATAGEKEKGTLEALLSAPVPLLQIVLGKALAVLTVALAAAFAGVAGIVLGGTLMRSLAPKEMLGGSALGGGLSLEPTGYLALLLTAVLFAAMMVSVQLSLGVYARTFKEAQSYMAPLLLAFIVPLLLLQFSDFLTQQSWFYLVPAFNVMLLLDGLVKGSAEGWQITLTWLSTLLFSGLALMLAVRNFRREEVVFRN, encoded by the coding sequence GTGAACGAGGCGCTTCGCATCTTTCGTAAGGAGCTGCTCTCCACCTTGCGCGAGCGGCGGGTACTCTTCACCACGCTGATCTTGCCCATCGTCCTGATGCCGGTGCTGATGTACGGCCCGCTTCTTTTCTTCGGCAATGCTGCCCGTAAGACTGCCGAGGCCACGCAAAAAATCGGGGTGCAGAACCTTCCCGAAGCGGCTATCGCCGCCTTGCGCGCGGCCAAGCTCGAGCCGGTTCCCACCGATAGTCCGCTCGAGGATGTCCGGGGGAAGAAGTTTCAAGCCGCGGTGGGCTATCAGGGGAGTACCTTCACCGTTTACGGACGCTTGAGCGGAGCCACCCAGAGCAGCCTGGTGGTGGACAAGATCCAAGAAGCCCTGCGGGGCTACAAGGATCGACTCGTGGCCCAGGCCCTGCAAGAGCGTGGGCTCTCGGCCCAGATCCTCGAGCCGGTCAGCATCCGCACCCAGGACGCCTCCCGTCCTCAAGAGCAGGCGGCGGGGGTCTTCGCCTTTTTGATCCCCTACTTTTTGGTGATCTTCATCCTCAACGGCGGCCAGGCGGTGGCGATCGACGCGACGGCAGGCGAGAAGGAGAAGGGAACCCTGGAGGCCCTCTTGAGCGCCCCGGTTCCGCTGCTCCAAATCGTCTTGGGCAAAGCCCTAGCGGTGCTCACGGTGGCGCTGGCGGCGGCCTTCGCCGGGGTGGCGGGAATCGTCCTGGGGGGCACGCTCATGCGCAGCCTAGCCCCTAAAGAGATGCTGGGTGGCTCTGCTTTGGGTGGGGGGCTGAGCCTCGAGCCCACAGGCTATCTGGCGCTCTTGCTCACCGCGGTGCTGTTTGCGGCCATGATGGTTTCGGTGCAGCTTTCGCTGGGGGTGTACGCCCGTACCTTCAAGGAGGCCCAGAGCTACATGGCTCCGCTATTGCTGGCGTTCATCGTTCCGCTTTTGCTGTTGCAGTTCTCAGACTTCCTGACCCAGCAAAGCTGGTTCTACCTGGTCCCGGCCTTCAACGTGATGCTCCTGTTGGACGGGCTGGTAAAAGGCTCCGCTGAGGGGTGGCAAATCACCCTGACCTGGCTGAGCACGCTGCTCTTTTCAGGGTTGGCCCTGATGCTCGCGGTGCGCAACTTCCGGCGGGAAGAGGTGGTGTTCCGGAATTAA
- a CDS encoding ABC transporter ATP-binding protein, translating to MVKIEGLTKDYKRFRAVDHLSFEVRPGEVYGLLGPNGAGKTTTLRMLATLLTPTGGTAAVAGFDIRRQPLEVRRNLGIVNGGMQVYERLTGREVLEFFAGFYGIGGKVFEERLDWVVGLLGLEDAIGKLVKEMSTGMRQKTVIARAILHQPPVLLLDEATSGLDVFARRALLDFVKRYRDLGKTLIYSTHVMSEAEEVCDRVGFLYGGRLVYEGTTAEAREIGEGSLERAFVHKVQGVVA from the coding sequence ATGGTCAAAATCGAAGGGCTTACCAAAGACTACAAACGCTTCCGCGCAGTGGATCACCTGAGCTTCGAGGTACGACCCGGCGAGGTCTATGGCCTTTTGGGGCCGAACGGGGCAGGGAAGACCACCACCCTCCGCATGCTGGCGACGCTGCTTACCCCTACCGGAGGAACCGCCGCCGTGGCGGGCTTCGATATCCGAAGACAACCCCTCGAGGTACGGCGCAATCTGGGCATCGTCAACGGGGGGATGCAGGTCTACGAGCGGCTCACCGGGCGAGAGGTGCTGGAGTTCTTCGCCGGGTTCTACGGCATCGGCGGCAAGGTATTCGAGGAGCGGCTGGATTGGGTGGTGGGGTTGCTGGGGCTGGAGGATGCCATCGGGAAGCTGGTCAAAGAGATGAGCACCGGGATGCGCCAGAAAACCGTCATCGCGCGGGCCATCCTGCACCAGCCGCCGGTTTTGCTGCTGGATGAGGCCACCAGCGGGCTGGACGTGTTTGCTCGGCGGGCGCTGCTCGATTTTGTCAAGCGGTACCGGGACCTCGGCAAGACCCTGATCTATTCCACCCACGTGATGAGCGAGGCCGAAGAAGTATGCGACCGGGTGGGGTTCCTCTACGGGGGTAGGCTGGTCTATGAGGGAACCACCGCCGAAGCCCGGGAGATCGGTGAGGGGAGCCTCGAGCGCGCCTTCGTCCACAAGGTGCAGGGGGTGGTGGCGTGA
- a CDS encoding ABC transporter permease, with protein sequence MLERYWRPMWAFVFRDWHLTRRYLSWVVVFVFYAIVNSATIALIGKAQGDFRLTLTLLLGVLLWSFLSAMYNEIANSISYERWEGTLEYTFMAPVSRLIHLTGVSLFAVIYSILRTVVILVGLVIFIQVSVSGANLLGVLVVLLVASLAFMGLGLMAAVLPVMSPENGAQATNIFQGVLLLVSGIYYPVDVLPAWVQPLAYLSPATYALEASRKLMGINNPESTPHHLVGAPISSVLPELGVLLLMGVVLIPAGLWVFHQAERWAKRTGKLKRTG encoded by the coding sequence ATGCTTGAGCGATACTGGCGGCCCATGTGGGCCTTCGTGTTCCGTGACTGGCACCTGACCCGGCGCTACTTGAGCTGGGTGGTGGTGTTCGTCTTTTACGCCATTGTCAACTCGGCCACCATCGCCCTGATCGGAAAGGCCCAGGGGGATTTCCGGCTCACCCTCACCCTCTTGCTGGGGGTGCTGCTATGGTCGTTCTTGTCGGCCATGTACAACGAGATCGCCAACTCCATCAGCTACGAGCGCTGGGAGGGGACCTTAGAGTACACCTTCATGGCCCCAGTCTCGAGGCTCATTCACCTCACCGGGGTTTCGCTCTTCGCCGTCATCTACAGCATCCTCAGGACGGTGGTGATCTTAGTAGGGCTGGTGATCTTCATCCAGGTCTCGGTTTCGGGGGCCAACCTGCTGGGGGTCTTGGTGGTTTTGCTCGTGGCGAGCCTGGCTTTTATGGGCTTGGGCTTGATGGCCGCGGTCCTCCCGGTGATGAGCCCGGAGAACGGGGCGCAGGCCACCAATATCTTTCAGGGAGTCCTGCTGTTGGTCTCGGGCATCTACTATCCGGTGGATGTACTGCCTGCTTGGGTGCAACCCCTGGCCTACCTGAGCCCGGCGACGTACGCCCTCGAGGCTTCGCGCAAGCTCATGGGCATCAACAACCCCGAGTCCACACCGCACCACCTGGTGGGGGCCCCGATCTCCTCGGTGCTGCCCGAGCTGGGCGTCCTGCTCTTGATGGGTGTAGTCCTGATCCCGGCAGGGCTTTGGGTATTCCACCAGGCCGAGCGGTGGGCCAAGCGTACCGGCAAGCTTAAGCGGACTGGGTAA
- a CDS encoding ABC transporter ATP-binding protein, with translation MTLQTPVKTKTAIEVRDLRKVFRKREGIFHSVVKEEWALKGVSFQVYEGETYGLLGPNGSGKSTLIRILSTLLTADGGTVRMLGHELPEGERELRRKMGRVSVDAAFYKKLSPRENLLYAAQLYGLEPKKAERRAMEILERLGLESRRFTDPIEEMSRGMQQKIAIARALLINPPLLLLDEPTTGLDPKSRRDVQAFLEDLRREAGTTILLTTHDMAEAERLSDRIGFLAHGRLVAEGSAADLKAQAGTDDLEEAFIILTGEEIDDEEENV, from the coding sequence ATGACGTTGCAGACACCTGTGAAAACCAAGACGGCCATTGAAGTGCGAGATCTGAGGAAAGTATTTCGCAAGCGCGAGGGGATATTTCACAGTGTGGTGAAGGAGGAATGGGCCCTCAAGGGGGTGAGCTTCCAGGTGTATGAGGGGGAAACCTACGGCTTGTTGGGCCCCAACGGCTCGGGGAAGTCTACCCTTATTCGCATCCTTTCTACCCTGCTCACCGCCGACGGCGGTACGGTGCGAATGCTGGGGCACGAGCTGCCCGAGGGCGAGCGTGAACTGCGCCGGAAGATGGGCCGGGTGAGCGTGGACGCAGCCTTCTACAAAAAGCTCTCGCCGCGCGAGAATCTGCTCTACGCCGCGCAGCTTTATGGCCTCGAGCCCAAGAAGGCGGAGAGGCGGGCGATGGAGATCTTGGAACGCTTGGGGCTCGAGTCCCGCCGTTTCACCGACCCCATCGAAGAGATGAGCCGGGGGATGCAGCAGAAGATCGCCATCGCCCGGGCGTTACTCATCAACCCGCCGCTGCTGTTGTTAGACGAGCCCACTACCGGTCTGGACCCTAAGAGCCGTCGAGATGTGCAGGCCTTTTTGGAGGATTTGCGCCGTGAAGCGGGAACCACCATTCTCCTCACCACCCACGACATGGCCGAGGCCGAGAGGCTTTCCGACCGCATCGGTTTCCTGGCCCATGGTCGTCTGGTGGCGGAAGGGAGCGCGGCGGATCTCAAAGCGCAAGCTGGAACCGATGACCTCGAGGAGGCTTTCATTATCCTGACCGGCGAGGAAATCGACGACGAAGAGGAGAACGTCTGA